A genomic segment from Thermostichus lividus PCC 6715 encodes:
- a CDS encoding DNA-directed RNA polymerase subunit alpha, giving the protein MAYQIECLETRTEEDQSQYGQFALHPLAPGQGVTVGNALRRVLLSDLPGSAVTAVRIAGVNHEFSTIPGVREDVMDILLQMKQLVVRGHTTEPQVGRIYAQAPESEALTVTAALIELSSDVEVVNPNHYIATLMPGATLELEFKVERDKGYRSVERVRDDRMALDYLQLDAVFMPVRRVNYSVDSMRTSGTEGERPLQDYLKLEIWTNGSLTPQDALNQAAGILLDLFSPLKEVPLHASETTATDEYDETGQIQIEQLNLSVRAYNCLKRAQVNTVADLLEYSQEDLLEIKNFGQKSAEEVIEALQKHLGITLPPQKAARSN; this is encoded by the coding sequence ATGGCATATCAAATTGAATGTTTAGAGACACGGACTGAAGAGGATCAAAGTCAGTATGGCCAGTTTGCGCTCCATCCTTTAGCGCCCGGTCAAGGGGTAACGGTGGGGAACGCACTGCGGCGGGTGCTGCTGTCTGATTTACCGGGAAGTGCTGTGACGGCGGTGCGTATTGCTGGTGTTAATCACGAGTTCTCTACGATTCCCGGTGTGCGTGAGGATGTGATGGATATTTTGCTGCAAATGAAGCAGCTAGTGGTTCGCGGCCATACAACTGAGCCTCAGGTGGGTCGCATCTACGCCCAAGCCCCTGAGTCGGAGGCGCTAACGGTAACAGCGGCTTTGATTGAGTTGTCCTCCGATGTGGAGGTAGTCAACCCCAATCACTACATTGCGACGCTGATGCCAGGAGCAACCTTAGAGCTAGAGTTCAAAGTGGAGCGTGATAAGGGGTACCGTTCGGTGGAGCGGGTACGTGACGATCGCATGGCGCTGGACTACTTGCAGCTAGATGCGGTGTTTATGCCGGTGCGGCGCGTGAATTACAGTGTTGATTCGATGCGTACCAGTGGCACTGAGGGAGAGCGCCCCTTACAGGACTATCTGAAGCTTGAGATTTGGACCAATGGCAGCTTGACCCCTCAGGATGCCCTCAACCAAGCAGCGGGCATTTTGCTGGATCTCTTTAGTCCGTTGAAAGAAGTGCCCCTGCATGCCTCAGAGACAACGGCAACCGATGAATACGATGAAACGGGTCAAATTCAAATTGAGCAATTGAATCTTTCGGTGCGGGCGTACAATTGCTTGAAGCGTGCCCAAGTGAATACGGTTGCGGACTTATTGGAGTATTCCCAAGAAGATTTATTGGAAATCAAGAACTTTGGCCAAAAGTCTGCCGAAGAAGTGATTGAGGCGCTACAAAAGCACTTGGGTATTACGCTGCCCCCCCAAAAAGCGGCTCGCTCTAACTAA
- the rplR gene encoding 50S ribosomal protein L18 — protein sequence MKKTRTAARQSRHQRIRRKVKGTGDRPRLAVFRSHQHIYAQVIDDSRHHTLVAASSVEPSLRQKLGNGSNCAASAEVGRLIAERAKAAGIQQVVFDRGGNIYHGRVKALADAAREAGLDF from the coding sequence ATGAAGAAAACTCGTACTGCCGCTCGTCAAAGTCGGCATCAGCGCATTCGTCGCAAAGTCAAAGGCACCGGCGATCGCCCCCGTCTCGCTGTTTTCCGTTCCCACCAGCACATCTATGCCCAAGTCATTGACGACAGCCGGCATCATACCCTTGTCGCCGCCTCCAGTGTTGAGCCGTCACTGCGACAAAAGCTGGGAAATGGCAGCAACTGTGCCGCCTCTGCTGAAGTTGGGCGGCTGATTGCTGAGCGTGCCAAGGCCGCTGGCATCCAGCAAGTCGTCTTTGATCGCGGCGGAAATATCTATCACGGTCGCGTCAAAGCCCTTGCGGATGCTGCCCGTGAAGCCGGACTGGACTTTTAG
- the rplQ gene encoding 50S ribosomal protein L17, whose product MRHQRRVPQLGLPADQRRALLRSLTTELIRHGRITTTKARAKAVRSEAERMITLAKDGSLAARRRALGYLYDKQLVHALFAQATERYGDRNGGYTRIIRSVRRRGDNAELAVIELV is encoded by the coding sequence ATGCGTCATCAACGTCGTGTCCCCCAACTGGGGTTGCCTGCGGATCAGCGACGGGCACTCTTGCGCTCCCTCACAACAGAACTCATTCGCCATGGTCGCATCACGACCACGAAGGCTCGGGCGAAGGCTGTGCGCTCAGAGGCAGAACGAATGATTACTTTGGCAAAGGATGGGTCGCTGGCGGCGCGGCGGCGGGCATTGGGGTATCTCTACGATAAGCAACTGGTTCATGCCCTCTTTGCCCAAGCCACTGAGCGCTATGGCGATCGCAACGGTGGCTATACCCGCATTATTCGCAGCGTGCGGCGGCGGGGGGACAATGCTGAACTAGCGGTTATTGAACTCGTTTGA
- a CDS encoding adenylate kinase, translated as MRLILFGGPGSGKGTQAAILLEHFGIPHISTGDILRSERAAGTPLGQQAQGYMDRGELVPDQVIVDMVANRLQQADTATGWLLDGFPRNPSQAKIFESMLTDIGQTYDYLLFLDVPAHILQERALNRAKQAASGQQRSDDTPETILKRLQVYEQETLPMIQQYIGHPKFVHVDGTGTIAEVTAAIKARLGEVNCV; from the coding sequence ATGCGGTTAATTTTATTCGGTGGCCCCGGCTCTGGCAAAGGGACTCAAGCAGCGATTTTACTAGAGCACTTTGGTATTCCCCACATTTCTACGGGGGATATTCTGCGCTCCGAACGAGCAGCAGGCACGCCCCTTGGGCAACAGGCTCAGGGCTACATGGATCGCGGCGAACTGGTTCCAGATCAAGTCATTGTGGACATGGTGGCCAATCGCCTCCAGCAAGCGGATACAGCAACCGGCTGGCTGCTGGATGGTTTTCCGCGCAACCCGTCCCAAGCAAAGATCTTTGAGTCCATGCTGACGGATATTGGCCAAACCTACGACTATTTGCTGTTTTTAGATGTGCCTGCCCACATCCTCCAAGAGCGCGCCCTTAACCGAGCGAAGCAGGCAGCTTCCGGTCAGCAGCGCTCCGATGATACACCGGAAACCATTCTCAAGCGGCTACAGGTCTATGAGCAAGAAACACTACCTATGATTCAGCAGTACATCGGCCATCCTAAATTTGTTCATGTGGATGGTACTGGCACCATCGCGGAGGTCACTGCTGCGATTAAAGCTCGCCTTGGGGAGGTCAATTGTGTCTAA
- the rplM gene encoding 50S ribosomal protein L13: MTNTLKTPLPTVESLDPQWYVIDAADQRLGRLATAIARILRGKNKAIYTPHMDTGDFVIVINAEKVVVTGKKRSQKLYRRHSGRPGGMKTETFDQLQARIPERIIEHAVKGMLPKNSLGRKLFTKLKVYAGAEHPHQAQKPQFLTITTIPGA, translated from the coding sequence ATGACCAATACCCTGAAAACGCCGCTACCCACCGTGGAGTCCCTTGACCCCCAGTGGTACGTTATTGATGCAGCGGATCAGCGCTTGGGTCGCCTTGCGACGGCGATCGCCCGGATTCTCAGAGGCAAAAACAAAGCCATCTATACACCCCATATGGACACCGGTGATTTTGTCATTGTGATCAATGCCGAGAAAGTGGTGGTTACGGGCAAAAAACGCTCCCAAAAGCTCTACCGTCGCCATTCCGGTCGTCCGGGAGGCATGAAAACAGAGACCTTTGATCAGTTGCAAGCCCGCATCCCTGAGCGGATCATTGAGCACGCTGTCAAGGGAATGCTGCCGAAAAACTCCCTTGGGCGTAAATTGTTCACCAAGCTCAAAGTCTATGCTGGGGCGGAGCACCCTCACCAAGCCCAAAAACCTCAGTTCTTAACCATTACCACTATTCCGGGAGCTTAA
- the rpsI gene encoding 30S ribosomal protein S9: MQIADQSKRVVYLGTGRRKSAIARVRLIPGNGQFIVNGRDGADYLQHNPTYLGLVKAPLETLGLESSYDIYVNASGGGLTGQADAIRLGVARALCQLDLENRKPLKIEGYLTRDPRAKERRKYGLRKARKAPQYSKR, from the coding sequence ATGCAGATTGCTGATCAGTCGAAACGAGTTGTTTATCTGGGAACGGGTCGTCGTAAATCCGCCATTGCCCGCGTCCGATTGATACCCGGCAATGGCCAATTTATCGTTAATGGTCGGGACGGCGCTGATTACTTGCAGCATAACCCTACCTATTTAGGGCTGGTCAAAGCACCCCTCGAAACCCTTGGTCTTGAGAGTAGCTACGATATCTATGTGAATGCGAGTGGCGGTGGCTTAACCGGCCAAGCCGATGCCATCCGCTTGGGGGTGGCGCGGGCACTGTGTCAATTGGATCTCGAAAATCGCAAGCCCCTGAAAATTGAGGGGTATCTCACCCGTGATCCCCGCGCGAAGGAGCGGCGCAAGTACGGGTTACGCAAGGCACGGAAAGCGCCACAATACTCGAAGCGCTAG
- the rpmE gene encoding 50S ribosomal protein L31 → MPKPNIHPQWYPEAKVYCDGEVVMTVGSTKPELHVDIWSGNHPFFTGTQKILDAEGRVERFRRKYSGSTKAQQTPKGKKGTDKAVAKTNSPKASKKR, encoded by the coding sequence ATGCCCAAACCTAACATTCATCCGCAATGGTACCCTGAGGCCAAAGTTTATTGTGATGGTGAAGTGGTGATGACCGTCGGGTCAACGAAGCCAGAACTCCATGTGGACATTTGGTCGGGGAACCACCCCTTCTTTACCGGCACTCAGAAAATTCTAGATGCGGAGGGGCGGGTCGAGCGCTTCCGCCGCAAGTACAGTGGTAGCACCAAAGCTCAGCAAACTCCTAAGGGCAAGAAAGGCACTGACAAGGCTGTTGCTAAAACCAATTCCCCTAAAGCAAGCAAAAAGAGGTAA
- the infA gene encoding translation initiation factor IF-1 — protein MSKQDAIEIEGTVTESLPNAMFRVDLDNGFNVLAHISGKIRRNYIKILPGDRVKVELTPYDLTKGRITYRLRKK, from the coding sequence GTGTCTAAGCAGGATGCCATTGAAATTGAAGGTACGGTCACAGAGTCTTTGCCCAATGCCATGTTTCGTGTGGATTTGGACAATGGCTTTAATGTTCTTGCCCATATTTCCGGCAAAATTCGCCGCAATTACATCAAAATTCTGCCGGGCGATCGCGTCAAGGTCGAGCTCACTCCCTACGACCTGACCAAGGGACGGATCACCTATCGGCTGCGGAAGAAGTAG
- the rpmJ gene encoding 50S ribosomal protein L36 — protein sequence MKVRASVRRICEKCRIIRRRGRVMVICTNPKHKQRQG from the coding sequence ATGAAAGTAAGAGCATCGGTACGGCGTATTTGCGAAAAATGCCGCATTATTCGGCGGCGCGGTCGGGTGATGGTGATTTGCACCAACCCCAAGCACAAGCAGCGCCAAGGGTAA
- the rpsE gene encoding 30S ribosomal protein S5, protein MANRRKNPRKVEKETDWQERVVQIRRVSKVVKGGKKLSFRAIVIVGNERGQVGVGVGKAADVIGAVRKGVADGKKHLVEVPITKSNSIPHPTFGEGGAARVMIRPAAPGTGVIAGGSVRTVLELAGVRNVLAKQLGSSNPLNNARAALEALAALRTFPEVAEEREIPVENLYSK, encoded by the coding sequence ATGGCAAATCGTCGTAAAAACCCCCGTAAAGTTGAAAAAGAAACCGATTGGCAAGAACGAGTTGTTCAGATCCGCCGTGTCTCTAAAGTCGTTAAAGGCGGCAAAAAACTAAGCTTCCGCGCCATTGTTATTGTCGGCAACGAACGCGGGCAAGTGGGTGTTGGGGTCGGCAAAGCTGCCGACGTCATTGGGGCTGTCCGTAAAGGCGTTGCTGATGGCAAAAAGCACCTTGTCGAAGTTCCCATTACTAAATCTAACTCCATTCCTCACCCTACGTTTGGTGAAGGCGGAGCCGCCCGCGTTATGATTCGTCCCGCCGCCCCCGGCACTGGAGTTATTGCCGGTGGATCGGTGCGCACCGTCTTGGAACTGGCTGGAGTGCGCAACGTGTTGGCCAAACAACTGGGCTCCAGTAACCCCCTTAACAATGCCCGGGCAGCCCTAGAAGCCCTCGCGGCGTTGCGCACCTTCCCGGAAGTGGCCGAAGAGCGGGAAATCCCTGTGGAAAATCTTTATAGCAAGTAG
- the rplF gene encoding 50S ribosomal protein L6 — MSRIGKRPIPLPKNVTLTLEGQQVTVKGPKGQLSRVLPPEVTVSQEGETILVQRRDESRTAKERHGLCRTLVANMVEGVAQGFTKKLEIQGVGYRAQQQGKNLVLSMGYSHPVEITPPDGITLEIEDNQGKKVQQGTIVLVSGIDKELVGNLAAQIRGVRPPEPYKGKGIRYSGEFVRRKVGKTGKK, encoded by the coding sequence ATGTCTCGTATTGGCAAACGCCCCATTCCCCTGCCGAAAAATGTCACCCTGACCCTTGAGGGGCAACAGGTCACCGTCAAAGGTCCCAAAGGACAATTGAGCCGGGTACTACCCCCAGAGGTCACGGTGTCCCAAGAAGGTGAAACCATTCTCGTCCAGCGGCGCGACGAATCCCGAACAGCAAAAGAACGCCACGGGCTGTGCCGTACCCTTGTAGCCAACATGGTCGAAGGAGTGGCTCAGGGCTTTACAAAAAAGCTAGAGATCCAAGGGGTGGGGTACCGTGCTCAACAGCAAGGTAAAAATCTGGTGCTAAGCATGGGATACAGCCATCCGGTGGAAATTACGCCCCCCGACGGCATTACTTTAGAAATAGAAGATAACCAAGGCAAAAAAGTCCAGCAGGGCACCATCGTCCTTGTGAGTGGCATTGATAAAGAACTAGTGGGTAATTTGGCTGCCCAAATCCGTGGGGTTCGCCCCCCTGAGCCTTACAAAGGCAAAGGTATTCGGTACTCTGGTGAATTTGTCCGTCGCAAAGTTGGTAAGACAGGGAAGAAATAG
- a CDS encoding agmatine deiminase family protein, whose protein sequence is MGTSPTSFFQPAEWQPHRACWLAFPSHEALWGDLLPRVRAEFTALCRAIANPDPRTGYCYGEPLNILVLDEAGEREAQSLLGALQPQFHRVPFGDIWLRDTAPITLVNEQGDRQLLCLPFNGWGKKYELAGDAELAPRLARLMGLPYRTLSLTLEGGALEVDGEGTCLSTQQCLLNPNRNPGVTVAEVEAHLRDALGVEKVLWIESGLANDHTDGHIDTLVRFVAPATVVCMLPWSREDPNYDVLSAIYQQLQQLTDARGRSLTIIPLPSPGIVTSTQGEILPASYVNFYIANTTVVVPTYGTEADAKAVAAIAELFPSRTTIGLSARTLLEGGGAFHCITQQEL, encoded by the coding sequence ATGGGCACCTCGCCGACCTCGTTTTTTCAGCCTGCGGAATGGCAGCCCCATCGTGCCTGTTGGTTAGCGTTTCCTAGCCACGAAGCATTGTGGGGAGATTTATTGCCGCGGGTGCGCGCTGAGTTTACAGCGTTGTGCCGGGCGATCGCCAACCCTGATCCTAGGACGGGTTACTGTTACGGTGAGCCACTGAACATCCTAGTTCTCGATGAGGCCGGAGAGCGTGAGGCACAGTCTCTCCTTGGTGCATTGCAACCACAGTTTCACCGCGTGCCCTTTGGCGATATTTGGTTACGGGATACAGCTCCTATTACCCTAGTGAATGAGCAGGGCGATCGCCAACTCCTGTGCTTACCCTTTAATGGCTGGGGCAAGAAGTACGAGCTAGCGGGCGATGCCGAGCTAGCCCCCCGCTTAGCTAGATTGATGGGGTTGCCCTACCGCACCCTATCCCTGACCTTAGAAGGGGGTGCCCTTGAGGTGGATGGCGAGGGAACCTGCCTGAGTACCCAGCAATGTTTACTCAACCCCAACCGCAATCCGGGTGTGACGGTTGCTGAGGTCGAGGCACACCTGCGGGATGCCCTCGGCGTGGAAAAAGTTCTCTGGATTGAATCGGGGCTTGCCAACGATCACACCGACGGCCATATCGATACCTTGGTGCGCTTTGTGGCACCGGCAACAGTGGTGTGTATGCTGCCTTGGAGCCGCGAGGATCCGAACTACGACGTTCTCAGTGCGATTTATCAACAGTTACAGCAGCTTACGGATGCCCGGGGGCGATCGCTCACAATTATTCCCCTGCCCTCTCCGGGAATCGTAACCAGCACCCAAGGGGAGATTTTACCTGCCAGCTATGTGAATTTTTATATTGCCAATACCACCGTTGTGGTGCCCACCTACGGCACTGAGGCAGATGCCAAAGCCGTTGCCGCGATCGCAGAGCTTTTTCCTAGCCGCACCACAATTGGCTTGAGTGCTCGTACCCTTTTAGAAGGGGGCGGTGCCTTCCATTGCATCACCCAGCAGGAGCTATGA
- the secY gene encoding preprotein translocase subunit SecY, with the protein MIVNRGKAPTAQETFMQMAQASGLRGRLLITLGLLILVRLGIYLPIPGIDRAVFAQSVEDNAVIRFLDIFSGGGISALGIFALGILPYINASIIMQLLTAALPSLERLQKDEGEAGRRKISQITRYVSVAWAILQSLGIAVFVSSIPGAALHPGPFFIAEIVIALTAGSMVVMWISELITERGVGNGASLLIFLSIVAYLPGSVGQTIAFAESGGNVGGIVILVTVFLAMIVGIVFVQEGTRRIPIVSARRQVGRKLYREQTSYLPLRLNQGGVMPIIFASAVLILPSTLAQFTRNELIAQIGAYISPAGPTPWVYVIVYLLLILFFSYFYSSLVVNPVDMSQNLKKMGASIPGIRPGKATSDYLERVLNRLTFLGAIFLGLVAIIPTAVESATRVTTFQGLGATSLLILVGVAIDTSKQIQTYVISQRYEGMVKQ; encoded by the coding sequence ATGATTGTGAATCGCGGCAAAGCCCCCACCGCCCAAGAAACCTTTATGCAGATGGCTCAAGCCTCTGGGTTGCGAGGGCGACTACTAATCACGCTTGGGCTACTAATTTTAGTGCGTCTAGGCATTTATTTGCCAATTCCGGGCATTGATCGCGCCGTCTTTGCTCAGAGTGTTGAAGACAATGCCGTTATTCGCTTTCTAGATATTTTCTCTGGTGGTGGGATATCTGCCCTCGGCATTTTTGCCCTTGGCATTTTGCCCTACATCAACGCTTCCATTATTATGCAATTGCTGACGGCAGCCTTACCCTCCCTCGAACGGCTACAAAAAGATGAAGGCGAAGCGGGGCGGCGCAAAATCTCGCAGATTACCCGCTACGTCTCCGTGGCTTGGGCCATCCTCCAAAGCCTTGGTATTGCTGTTTTCGTCAGTTCAATTCCCGGAGCAGCGCTGCATCCGGGGCCGTTTTTTATTGCAGAAATTGTCATTGCCCTCACTGCTGGCTCCATGGTGGTGATGTGGATTTCGGAACTAATTACTGAGCGAGGGGTTGGCAATGGTGCCTCCCTCCTCATCTTTTTGAGCATTGTGGCGTACCTGCCGGGGTCAGTGGGTCAAACGATTGCCTTTGCTGAAAGTGGCGGCAATGTTGGCGGCATTGTGATTCTTGTTACGGTCTTTTTGGCCATGATTGTCGGCATTGTCTTTGTCCAAGAAGGCACCCGCCGCATTCCCATTGTTTCGGCGCGGCGACAGGTGGGGCGCAAACTCTACCGCGAGCAGACGAGCTACCTGCCGCTGCGGCTTAACCAAGGGGGAGTCATGCCCATTATTTTTGCCTCCGCTGTCCTCATTTTGCCCTCCACCCTAGCCCAGTTTACCCGCAACGAACTTATAGCTCAGATTGGTGCCTACATCTCCCCGGCAGGGCCAACACCGTGGGTTTACGTCATTGTCTATCTCCTGTTGATCCTGTTCTTTAGCTACTTCTACTCCTCCTTGGTGGTGAACCCCGTGGATATGTCCCAAAACCTGAAGAAGATGGGAGCAAGTATTCCTGGAATTCGTCCGGGGAAGGCCACCTCAGATTACCTAGAGCGCGTGCTGAATCGCTTGACCTTTCTGGGTGCCATTTTCCTAGGGTTAGTGGCAATTATTCCCACAGCAGTGGAAAGTGCCACTCGCGTCACCACCTTCCAAGGGCTAGGTGCCACCTCACTGCTGATTTTAGTGGGGGTAGCCATTGATACCTCGAAGCAAATTCAGACCTACGTCATTTCACAACGTTATGAGGGGATGGTGAAGCAGTAA
- the rpsH gene encoding 30S ribosomal protein S8 — MAVNDTIGDMLTRIRNANLARHQSTTIPATRMTRSIAQVLKAEGFIRDYEEQGDGIQRQLVVALKYRGKQRQPIITALKRVSKPGLRVYANSRELPRVLGGIGIAIISTSSGIMTDREARQQGIGGEVLCYVW; from the coding sequence ATGGCAGTAAACGACACGATTGGCGATATGCTGACTCGCATCCGCAACGCAAACCTTGCGCGGCATCAAAGCACGACCATCCCCGCCACGCGAATGACTCGCAGTATTGCCCAAGTGCTAAAGGCAGAAGGGTTCATTCGCGACTACGAAGAGCAGGGAGACGGCATTCAGCGACAATTGGTGGTTGCCCTCAAATATCGCGGCAAGCAACGCCAGCCAATTATTACTGCTCTCAAGCGGGTTAGCAAACCCGGATTGCGCGTCTATGCCAACTCCCGCGAACTCCCCCGGGTTCTTGGGGGGATTGGGATTGCCATTATTTCCACCTCCAGCGGCATCATGACCGATCGCGAGGCGCGGCAGCAGGGCATCGGCGGCGAAGTACTCTGTTACGTTTGGTAA
- the rpsM gene encoding 30S ribosomal protein S13 — MARIAGVDLPRDKRIEIALTYIYGIGLTRSKEILAKTGVNPDTRTRDLSDADVAALRSAIDDYQVEGDLRRLEAMNIKRLMDIGSYRGRRHRLGLPVRGQRTRTNARTRRGGRRTVAGKKKPAAKK; from the coding sequence ATGGCTCGTATTGCTGGTGTTGACTTGCCCCGGGACAAGCGTATTGAAATTGCCCTGACCTATATTTATGGGATTGGCTTGACCCGCTCAAAGGAAATTTTAGCGAAAACGGGGGTCAATCCTGATACCCGCACCCGCGATTTATCGGATGCTGATGTGGCGGCCTTGCGCTCCGCCATTGACGACTACCAAGTGGAGGGGGATTTACGCCGCCTTGAAGCCATGAACATCAAGCGGTTAATGGATATTGGCAGTTACCGTGGTCGGCGGCATCGCTTGGGGCTACCGGTACGGGGACAGCGGACGCGCACGAATGCCCGTACTCGCCGCGGTGGTCGTCGCACTGTCGCTGGCAAGAAGAAACCTGCTGCCAAAAAATAG
- the rpsK gene encoding 30S ribosomal protein S11, whose amino-acid sequence MAPSAKRSGPRKQKRNVPSGVAHIQSTFNNTIVSITDPGGEVIAWASAGSSGFKGAKKGTPFAAQTAADSAARRAIDQGMRQIEVMVSGPGSGRETAIRALQAAGLEITLIRDVTPIPHNGCRPPKRRRV is encoded by the coding sequence ATGGCACCCTCTGCAAAACGGTCTGGCCCTCGTAAGCAAAAGCGCAATGTCCCCAGTGGCGTTGCCCACATTCAATCAACCTTCAACAATACAATCGTTTCTATTACCGATCCCGGCGGTGAAGTGATCGCTTGGGCCTCTGCTGGCTCCAGTGGCTTTAAGGGCGCAAAAAAAGGAACCCCCTTTGCGGCTCAAACCGCTGCCGATAGTGCGGCACGACGTGCCATTGATCAGGGTATGCGCCAAATTGAGGTCATGGTGAGTGGGCCCGGGTCGGGTCGGGAAACGGCTATTCGGGCACTGCAAGCGGCTGGGCTCGAAATTACCCTCATTCGAGATGTCACACCGATTCCCCACAATGGTTGTCGCCCTCCCAAACGGCGGCGAGTCTAA
- the truA gene encoding tRNA pseudouridine(38-40) synthase TruA, whose translation MAAMATTGQQRLALLIQYQGMAFHGWQRQVGQRTVQEVLEQAIARVVNHPVSVVAAGRTDAGVHAAGQVAHVTVNSPIPAHRWPAVLNARLPMDVLIRAAAAVPEHWHARFSALWRRYRYTLYTDPCPNLFLRGLTWHCYQYPLDTEIMQAVLLPLVGRHHLSAFHRAGSKRRHSWVEVQEVSCQRRGALVEIEVQASGFLYGMMRLLVGLLVQVGQGRRSPASFTEIWQQEQRHLVKYAAPAAGLCLLGVGYPESPFPHGLCTHAMPQFQLATALPHLSIA comes from the coding sequence ATGGCAGCGATGGCAACGACAGGGCAACAGCGCCTTGCACTGCTGATTCAGTACCAAGGGATGGCGTTCCACGGCTGGCAACGCCAAGTAGGGCAACGGACTGTACAAGAGGTTCTGGAGCAGGCGATCGCCCGTGTCGTAAATCATCCAGTGAGTGTAGTGGCGGCCGGGCGCACAGATGCTGGGGTGCACGCAGCGGGTCAGGTTGCCCACGTCACGGTTAACTCGCCGATTCCTGCCCATCGCTGGCCAGCGGTCTTAAATGCGCGTTTGCCGATGGATGTTCTGATTCGAGCAGCGGCAGCCGTGCCTGAGCATTGGCATGCGCGTTTTTCGGCGCTTTGGCGGCGCTATCGTTATACCCTTTACACGGATCCTTGCCCCAACCTGTTTTTGCGGGGGTTAACGTGGCACTGTTACCAGTACCCCCTTGATACAGAGATCATGCAGGCGGTGTTGCTGCCGTTAGTCGGACGGCATCACCTCAGTGCATTTCATCGTGCAGGGTCGAAGCGCCGCCATTCGTGGGTAGAGGTGCAGGAGGTGAGCTGTCAGCGCCGCGGTGCCTTAGTGGAAATTGAGGTGCAGGCCTCTGGGTTCCTCTACGGGATGATGCGGTTGCTGGTGGGTCTCTTGGTGCAGGTCGGCCAAGGGCGGCGATCGCCCGCCAGCTTTACGGAGATCTGGCAGCAAGAGCAACGCCATTTGGTGAAGTATGCAGCCCCGGCGGCGGGTCTGTGTCTGCTAGGCGTCGGCTACCCTGAGTCGCCCTTTCCCCATGGGTTGTGCACCCATGCAATGCCACAGTTTCAGTTGGCCACCGCCTTGCCGCACTTGTCGATTGCTTAA
- the rplO gene encoding 50S ribosomal protein L15 yields the protein MRFQDAQPQPGSRRRKRRIGRGISAGQGASGGFGMRGQKSRSGRPTRPGFEGGQNPLYRRLPKLKHFPIVNRRLYTTINVARLNTLPANSVVTVESLLEAGILTTAKYPLKVLGDGELSVKLEVHAAAFSGSARAKIEAAGGVCVDAVVTDSE from the coding sequence ATGCGTTTTCAGGATGCTCAACCCCAACCGGGATCGCGGAGACGGAAGCGGCGCATTGGCCGTGGCATCTCAGCCGGTCAAGGGGCCAGTGGTGGATTTGGAATGCGAGGGCAAAAATCCCGCTCCGGTCGTCCCACCCGCCCCGGGTTTGAAGGGGGGCAAAATCCCCTCTATCGACGGCTACCCAAGCTTAAGCACTTCCCCATTGTCAACCGGAGGCTTTACACTACAATTAACGTTGCTCGTCTCAATACCCTACCTGCCAATAGTGTGGTTACCGTTGAGTCTCTGCTAGAGGCCGGAATTTTAACCACCGCAAAATATCCCTTGAAAGTGCTGGGGGATGGTGAGCTGAGCGTCAAACTGGAGGTGCACGCCGCTGCCTTTAGCGGTAGTGCTCGCGCCAAAATTGAAGCAGCGGGTGGGGTATGTGTCGATGCCGTCGTTACTGACAGCGAATAG